From a region of the Geothrix sp. 21YS21S-2 genome:
- a CDS encoding VF530 family protein, whose amino-acid sequence MTQAHPKDPLHGLTLEAILTVLVDRVGWEGMGRAVEIRCFNVDPSLKSSLAFLRRTPWARRKVEELYLALKQG is encoded by the coding sequence ATGACCCAAGCCCATCCCAAGGACCCCCTCCACGGCCTGACCCTGGAGGCGATCCTGACGGTCCTGGTGGACCGCGTGGGCTGGGAGGGCATGGGCCGGGCCGTGGAGATCCGCTGCTTCAACGTCGACCCCAGCCTCAAGTCCAGCCTCGCCTTCCTGCGCAGGACCCCCTGGGCCCGGCGCAAGGTGGAGGAGCTCTATCTGGCCCTCAAGCAGGGCTGA